The Juglans microcarpa x Juglans regia isolate MS1-56 chromosome 8D, Jm3101_v1.0, whole genome shotgun sequence genomic sequence ggatgtctggccacgtacgagctgggcgcggaactgggcatcgctcgttgcgtagtgtgggtgcttgacCATGTACGAACCGGGcgtggaactgagcaccgctatgaagccagggtgtgcggatagtccataggggaggccatggtgcatatggaaattaatgcatggtgcatatggaattaatgcactattttctgggaaaatagtgcgagttggatttctgggtaaatcattttctggaaaaatgttttacggataatttggccaaaataggattttggcgtgcgatgaaataattattttcagggaaaataatgtgttgagtaaaatgcatatttttcatgtgcatgcatgttagttgcatttaatgcattttatattacgttgttattttgggtcatatttacctgcgataccattttgtaaTAGCGcatattttgatgcagatgaggaggaggagggcgagcctcaggagacggctccgccccaggagtgatctgggatcactcgtttgtttatttgaaaactattgtaatatatttttatggatgacagtataactgctatttaaatttttaatgatgtttgattctaaataaattctggtacttagttgactatctgctgcgttattttatttgtacactgttgcatgtacagacattggcacttcgttgggatgtgtgaccgtgttgtcaccatcctagTGTCTCGATCCccgtgtatttatataagggggattgggggctcCACACACCATGATGGTGAATCATTGGAGACATCATTGAAGCTCGGGGGTTGAATCATATAAATAGTTGCAGCCAACAcaccatgcaaaaatgcattgttGACATCAAGCTGTCTCAAAGGCCACCCCTGCATCACAAGAATGGTCAAAACAGTTCTAATAATAGCAAGCTTCAAAACAGGACTAAATGTTTCCTTGTAGTCGAATCCTGGACGTTGATTTTAACCTTTGGCAACAAGTCTTACTTTGAAGCGATTGACGGACCcataagtttttcttttaaaacaaaatactcATTTGCAACCCACTAGTTTATAGTCTTTGGTTGGGGAAACCAGTTCCCATGTACCATGGCGCATGAGCGCAGTAAATTCATCTGACATGATCTTTCTCTAATGAGGTTCACAGTGTACTTGACCCACACAACTAGGTTCAATAGTAGGTTGAATTGAATGTTTGGTCACAGAATTGAGTTGTTTGGGCTTGTGAATATTGTTCATTGAATGAGTGGTCATTGAGTGAATTCGGTGAGGCTGTTCCGCATGGGTGTCAATGTTTACAGAAATGGAGTCAGCATGCAAATTGgttttgtgtgtgtatgtgagGAGGATGTCTCACCATCATGCGATTGAGGTGGGTTAGGGCTTGAAGAGGAAGAttgcaaattttgaaaatcagaAGAAGGAAAACCAGAGGAGTCACCTAGAGATGATGCAGAAACGGTGATCCCTGCCAAAGTCACTTGTGGTGGTTGCTGTGGATACGGCACGATGATGGTTGGGGCAGCTGTCGAGGACGATGAACTCTCTATGTTGGATGAAGGAGgctgaaaatgatttttattttcagtaaaaaGGACATGCCGATAGAGATATGTTTTGTGGGTTTTGAGGTCAATGCACTTGTATGCATTTTGGGTTGAAGAGTATCCCACGATTAGACATGGAGTAGCTTTGGGTTGAAGTTTGTGGGTATTGTAAGCCCTTGTGAGTGGAAAACAAAGACagccaaatttttttaacttgagataatttgtgGGCTATTGAAATAATGCTTCAAAGGGGGATTTATTGCTTAAAAGAGGTGTTGGTTGACGATTAATGTAGTTGAAAAAGCATAGAGCCAATATGATAAAGGTAATGAAGCATCATGTAAGAGTGTTAGGCCTGTTTCCATTAGGTGACGGTGATGACGCTCAGAAACACCATTTTGTTATGGTGTATGAGGAGCAGTGGTGTAATGACTTATTTCATGGatcgaaaaatatttttttagagcaACAAATTCACCAGCATTATCCgagtaaatgtttttttttttttattattgaaatttgGTTTTCACAAGGTgtttaaattacgaaaatatAGTACTAACACTCGGTTTTGTTTCCATAGGataaaaccaaatatatttGGTGAAGTGATCAATCAAAATCAAGTAATACTGAGATCTATCAATACCAACAAAGTTAGAAGGGCCCTAAACATCAGTGTAGATCAAATCAAGTGGTGCATGACTTTGTAGACTAGTGGGCCGAAATGGTTGTTTGTGTACTTTATTGACAGAAAAAGAAGTACAAAGATGAGAAACTTTGTCTTTTATGATTGGAAGGGAAAATGAGTTAACAAGATGATGAACAATTTTATGAGATGGATGTCTAAGACGTTTGTGTCACCCATCAATTAAAGTCCGTTCATGCACATTTGCAAGCATTTTTGGAGAAGATTCCACCAGTGATTATGGGAGGATGTAGACACCATTTTCATATGCACCTTTGAGTAGAACCACCCCCATAGTTTGATccttaacaaaaaagaaagaatgatgAAATTCAACTAAAACATTGTTTTGTTTGGAGAAATGATGAACAGAAATGCGATTTTTACATATGTTAAGAACACAAAGggtatcatttaaataaaatgtgtgGGGATTTAAGAATCAATGAACCAATGTGTGAGATATGTAAACCTGAGTAGTCACCAATAACAACTTTATCTGTGCTATCATATTTAGAATGAACTGATAAATTAACCCAATCTCCAGTGATATTGTAAGATGTTGTTGAGTCAATAAGCCATTTAGTATCCTTGGCTGgtgatgaaatttaaaatttgaatattggCTCAGAAATCTTATTGCTTCAATATCAAAAATTTTCACACACCTATACAATGATTTATAGAGGAATAAATACAGATTTACAGAGTCTATTCTAAGAAAGAAGGCTAGAATTAAGGCTATAATCTTCTACAGAGTCTATTCTAAGAAAGAAGGCTAGAATTAAGGCTATAATCTTCTAGTTGTTACAAAGTCAATGACTCGTGACTTTATAGCTGTTACAACCAAGATTTGTGCCTATCAATCAACTTGCATGAATTTTTGCTTGATTTAAGTAGTTTCTTTTATAGGCCAAACTCGAAGGCCTACGTGTTTTGTCTGGATCATTTCATAATCATCTGATATGGGCAGATTCGTCCGGATTTTCTGGTTCTAAATGGACCCAAAAAAGATCCGATCGGAATGCACACTCTAGTTAGTACAATCTACCATAAATCATGTACACATGATGTGACGGCATGCAAGGCTCATATATACACTGGTAGAGTTGGCATGACGATCGAGATGGATCAGAGAGGGCAGGGAAGCTGATGATCATTTGTGCGGCATTGATAGAAAGTGACAAATTTTGCTTTCTACAACGCCCAAAGAGAATAAGAATCTgcaggaaatgagagagagagagatggtggctagagaaggaaagaaatatatatatatatatatatatatatatgtatgcttgCGAGGGTACTAGATTAATTCCAGTTAAAATATTTCCATATATATCCCTTCATTGccttcatttaaaaataatgtgtttCTCATATCTAGATcatgtttatactttatatagtAAATGAGAAGTGctataactataaaaaaaatttacataaaaataatttcactgcaaactaatattattttatgtaatttatcagaattattttataataaaaataattttataatctctaAAACCACGTGAACCAACGTAAATTCATGAGATTATACAAATTTTTGCGTAATGATCATCTACAGCTAGCTGAGCAGTACTATCAATTCATGgggttgtaattttattttccatcAGGGAATTAAACATCACATGAATGCTTCAAGATTTCAACACCAACtgacaaaaattaataatgtacATGTGCATTGCCAGACTTACACCACGTGCAGCGCTTGTTTCGAGGCCATGCAGTggtaaaattgaaaattcaggttatgtttggatgttgaagtaaattgagttaagttgagttaagataataaaatattgttagagtattattttttaatattattattattttagaatttgagaaagttaaattgtttattatattttatattaagatttaaaaaaattataatgatgaattaagatgaattaagatgactTATAGTTCCAAACGAAGCTTGTAATCTATCAGAACTAAGAACGAACCGTGAAAGTTCAGTgtcaaattgaaaattttcttgCTATAAATATAACCCATATGATCTTTTGCAGCGGGATTAACCTCTGAGCATCAATtagaaaattatgttatttacaAGTCGGGTGTAACGTGTACAGTACCACTTGTGAGACTTTTTATATTGtgagacccttttttttttttttttttttttttgtgtgtgtgtaagcTGACATATTAGACTTAGTTTTATGTCAAGGATGTATTTAGTGTCAATAGAGAACTaccacaaatataaaaagattatacaaaataaactcacGAACTAATTATGTGACTTTATGTAatctattagatttattttataataaaaataattttataatctgacgtatcatATTAAAGTATatcagtttgtaggtttatttttgtataatcattttgtagttaaagtattttctgtgtCCAATTTACAAAGTTTTAAACAGATTAATTATTGGCAAGTAAAACCTGGCCCTTGCCTTATTATATAAACTAAACATTATTAATGATAGTGCTGCATACAAGCTTGAAAGTACAAAAATCATGGTAATTGCCTTTGTTTTTACCACAGTATTTCCCATCAGAACGTATGCATGGCAAAGGGATGACACAGTATTGCCTTATTATCTGTTCCTCTGTCCCAAATATAAGCAGCACAAAGTCCCCACactaaagaaacaaaacaaattccAACTCAAAATCCATCGCCTTCGAAATTAAAACTTTAAACTCCATCACTTAGGAtcacctttctttctttcttttatgcagCAGTATTGTAAGTAGAGTCTCTCTCCAAGTTTTCCTGAGCTCTACCTGCAAGATTGCTATGGTTTTCTATCATTTGCCTAGTCGAATTCAAGGGGTTGTCATGAGGTTCTACTTTGTTACAGAGGGTCTGTAGGCAGTTGTTTTGAAGCATCTGATAATGTTATAGCTGCTGCTGCAGTCATAGTTTGGTATTGAGTAGGCAATGGAGCAGCTTGATGAGTGTAGTACACTTGGTCATTAGGCGAATTGGTGTATTCAAAACCATAATTAGCATTATTTGATGAAGCAATAGCTATGGACTGAGATGGATGTTGCATCTGGGAATACCCCACGTATTGTTGCTGAAACTGGTTAGATGGGACTTGAACCAATTGTGGAGTTGAAGTCAAGGTTGTTCTATAAACACTCCCAACCATTTGATCAGGCGTTGCAGAGGTAGCCGTCTTCGTGGGATAAATGGGTGGGATTGCATCCTTATAAGCTGCATATGCAGTAACCATTGTAGAGTCAGCTATGGCAGAATGCATAGACGTATTGTACTGTTGGGCCTGAGCAGCAGTTGGCATAACATACACAGCATGTTGCTGCTCATTTGCATGAAGAAGTTGCTGCTGAGATGGAGCATACACTGGGTAGTAAGCTGACATTGGAACTTGCTGACCTGTGGCAGGGTGTGGAATGTAATGTGTGCTGGCATGAAAAatctgttgttgttgttgttgttgctgctgctgctgatcCAATTGGGGAGGCAACGTGTAGCCAGGATCCTGAACTTGCTGCAGTTGGGCTCGAGAACATGAATCAGGAATGTCACTATTTGTACTTGGGCTATTAGGAGCTCTGCTGTCTCTTGTAGCAACATGACCTTGGTCTTGATAGTACATATGTTTCGATGTGGAGCTTGCGGATGCAATGCTACCATCGCTGCATATAGTTATAACAATCAAAACAGCCATATCaaaaatttatcattatttcGAGATTtacttcaaataattaaattaacacATTAAAATGTTTGCTTGTGAACTGATCTTTCGAACATGCATATATgtcaagaaataaaatgaactggAAAATGAGCATGAATATTTAAGCACAATCTGATTGCTCTATCATTGAAACATAGGGCAATAAGAGAAATTAACCATCCCAATGAAGAGAAAGTAGTGTTAATAGAAATGGGCAATACCTAGCTATCGAATCCGGGGAAGGCAAACTATAGCCTCCACCTGCCTTCATATGCATAGGTTGCAGCGGCAATGGAGGCTTTCGAAACCCGACGGCTGGTACCCTCTGATCCGATCGTTCGTCGTCAGAGAAAACTTGATTCACTATCTCATTAGAAACAACCATAGGATTAGTTGAAGCCATATCTGTAGCAGGTGGAGGAACAACATGAGAAGAAAGACCAGAAGCATCGTCTTGCTTCATCCCACTTGTTGCAAAACTCATCTGTGCAAATTGTTCCTCCATCCCAACCTTCTGCTCCTGCAGCACTCTAGCCCCATTGTCCTCGACTCGAACACGAATAGGTGGCAAGTTTGACATTGAAGGTGACGAAGAAGATGAACCATACGAAGAAGTATTCTCTGCCATATTTGAGTCAGGCATGGAATGCACATCATGAACGATATTCTTCACTTGCTTGTTATCACCCAAACTGTCAGCTGCCCGAGCTTCCAAATCAGGGCAAGAATCGCTACCTCGAACCCTATCGAGACTTAACATGCATTCCATTCCCCTGGTAGCTGAATCAGACAACCCCCTAGGAAGCAACCCAGCATTGTTAAGCGCATCAACGAACCACGTCTCAGACTTGGCATCATCGAGGAGCGAGCCCATGGAGGCGACAGTCTCAGGcttggagaagaagaggaacaaACGTAGACGCGAAGTAGGTTTCAAGGAAGAGACTGAGTTTGTACGATCATACTCTTCGATCATGTTGTCGAGATCTTCATCAGTGGTGACAGATATGAGGGAATCAAGGTCTTCATTGGGAAGCTGGTACTTGAGGGTGAAGGGGCGGCCATCGATGAGGGTGCAAGAGAGACGTGTGCAGAGGTCTAAAAGAGAGGAGTTACGGTCGACAACGACAATACGAGTCTCACCACCAACATAGCAGAGGGATTTGTCATGGGGGCGAGGAATGATGTGGCCACCATAGCTGCACATTAGGCGGAGTTTGGCCCCCGGGACAGGAGGGAGAGGCTCGTCGATCCAGCTTGTTTCAGCATTCCGTGAGCGGGGTGAGGAGCCGGTGGAGTCGGGATAGTTGACTTGTAGAGTGGTGGCATTGTTGGTGGTGGTAGGGAGGGGTGGGAGAAGTGGTGGATCCATTGGAGATGAGGCTGTGCTTTTGGACAAAGGAGAGTGGGGTTAACAAATTGAAGTTATTGCTCTTGTGATAGCATTCTTTAATTTTCGTTAAGACTTGGAAGTGAAATTAAAAAGGCGTGCATGTATCTAGGGTTTGATGTTGCCAACTGGCCGGTATGGAGTATtcaatgagatgaaataatggAAAGTACGTAACTtatgtgtatataatatatataagagtaataTTGTACACtatactctcatcttattttgattataatatataatatgtagcaTATTCATTATCAAtagataataaagaaatatataataaatgatcatttaatagtgataaatatatcacatcatatttaataaaataataatatgatatataaaattttcctatatataatatatatatatatatatatatatatatatatatatatatatattactcctCTTTCTTTGTTCCCACCCACAAGCATGCACGCACCCACCCACCGCCCTCCGTCACTTTCGAGAGG encodes the following:
- the LOC121242644 gene encoding uncharacterized protein LOC121242644, which translates into the protein MDPPLLPPLPTTTNNATTLQVNYPDSTGSSPRSRNAETSWIDEPLPPVPGAKLRLMCSYGGHIIPRPHDKSLCYVGGETRIVVVDRNSSLLDLCTRLSCTLIDGRPFTLKYQLPNEDLDSLISVTTDEDLDNMIEEYDRTNSVSSLKPTSRLRLFLFFSKPETVASMGSLLDDAKSETWFVDALNNAGLLPRGLSDSATRGMECMLSLDRVRGSDSCPDLEARAADSLGDNKQVKNIVHDVHSMPDSNMAENTSSYGSSSSSPSMSNLPPIRVRVEDNGARVLQEQKVGMEEQFAQMSFATSGMKQDDASGLSSHVVPPPATDMASTNPMVVSNEIVNQVFSDDERSDQRVPAVGFRKPPLPLQPMHMKAGGGYSLPSPDSIASDGSIASASSTSKHMYYQDQGHVATRDSRAPNSPSTNSDIPDSCSRAQLQQVQDPGYTLPPQLDQQQQQQQQQQQIFHASTHYIPHPATGQQVPMSAYYPVYAPSQQQLLHANEQQHAVYVMPTAAQAQQYNTSMHSAIADSTMVTAYAAYKDAIPPIYPTKTATSATPDQMVGSVYRTTLTSTPQLVQVPSNQFQQQYVGYSQMQHPSQSIAIASSNNANYGFEYTNSPNDQVYYTHQAAPLPTQYQTMTAAAAITLSDASKQLPTDPL